A DNA window from Brassica napus cultivar Da-Ae chromosome C1, Da-Ae, whole genome shotgun sequence contains the following coding sequences:
- the LOC125580291 gene encoding uncharacterized protein LOC125580291, with the protein MISAPPPVSSGTDPPSEDQNDTSKGNGNGDSSGKVHGSKERAPKATSWVDVAQEKKALRRYNLHITNLEGQLSVEIPDEVVVNANPLWEDFLIGKFLDSAPHIARIHAVVNKIWREGGKGQLVEVYVVDSTTMKFRVPDPQMRARILRRGMWSIRNIPLVVTKWTPEELKEKQEITSIPMWVYLKNVPLNMFSWEGLSFITSAVGHPVKLHPETASCSNFKLAKIFVNANLSKELPKKINFTKNGKATTVEFIYPRLPVRCHTCSKWGHMEKACIMNKKEETQKTVTEIIEEGYAREKAKEHLAITEGNKEILESGSGSGMEMPEQIEVEKVIEDIEEGEVVAGWSDVSPGKVSNSPKISP; encoded by the coding sequence ATGATTTCGGCGCCGCCGCCGGTCTCATCGGGCACAGATCCACCGTCGGAGGATCAGAATGACACGTCGAAAGGGAATGGGAACGGTGACTCTTCGGGGAAGGTACATGGAAGTAAGGAACGTGCTCCAAAAGCTACATCGTGGGTTGATGTAGCTCAGGAGAAAAAAGCTTTGAGGAGATACAATCTCCACATCACGAATCTGGAAGGGCAACTCAGTGTAGAGATTCCAGATGAAGTGGTCGTCAACGCGAACCCACTTTGGGAGGATTTTCTGATAGGGAAGTTTTTGGATTCTGCGCCTCACATCGCTAGAATCCATGCCGTGGTAAACAAAATCTGGAGAGAAGGAGGAAAGGGGCAACTTGTAGAGGTGTACGTAGTCGATTCTACCACAATGAAGTTCCGAGTCCCAGACCCACAAATGAGAGCTCGGATTCTACGAAGGGGGATGTGGAGTATCAGAAACATTCCTCTAGTGGTAACGAAATGGACTCCGGAGGAGCTAAAAGAGAAACAGGAGATCACATCAATCCCAATGTGGGTCTACCTAAAGAACGTTCCTTTGAACATGTTCTCGTGGGAGGGCCTGAGCTTTATCACAAGCGCAGTAGGACACCCGGTGAAGCTTCATCCTGAAACAGCATCGTGTTCCAATTTCAAGCTTGCAAAAATCTTTGTGAACGCGAATTTGTCCAAGGAGTTGCCAAAGAAAATCAACTTCACAAAGAATGGGAAAGCTACTACGGTTGAGTTCATCTACCCGCGACTACCAGTCCGCTGTCACACCTGCAGCAAATGGGGGCACATGGAAAAGGCTTGTATCatgaacaaaaaagaagaaacacaaAAAACAGTTACTGAGATAATAGAGGAAGGGTATGCAAGGGAGAAGGCTAAAGAGCATTTGGCTATCACGGAGGGAAATAAGGAAATTCTAGAAAGTGGAAGTGGAAGTGGAATGGAAATGCCAGAGCAGATAGAGGTTGAGAAAGTGATAGAAGATATTGAAGAGGGTGAAGTGGTAGCGGGTTGGTCTGATGTATCACCAGGGAAAGTCAGTAACAGCCCCAAGATATCACCATAA